The Candidatus Rokuibacteriota bacterium genome has a segment encoding these proteins:
- the ftcD gene encoding glutamate formimidoyltransferase yields the protein MADQILECVPNISEGQDPRAVEGLAGAVRATAGVRLVDVHADPDHNRSVFTFLGAPGDVERAALSLAAAVARSVDMRAHRGVHPRLGALDVLPFVPLRGLTMTAAVEIARRAGQTIALTHDLPVYFYAAAALSPARRSLPAIRRGEYEGLPEKLADPAWRPDAGPARFNPRLGATAVGAREPLVAFNVWLDSSDPEVARAIARAVRESSGGLPGVQAMGVPLARRGLVQVSMNLLDYRRTSLARAFDAVEAEAVRHGVAIRRGELVGLAPRAAFEGRAPESVGLADFTNAKYLDTHLPPPERDSD from the coding sequence GTGGCGGACCAGATCCTCGAGTGCGTCCCGAACATCAGCGAGGGCCAGGACCCGCGCGCGGTGGAGGGGCTGGCCGGGGCCGTCCGCGCGACCGCGGGCGTGAGGCTCGTGGACGTCCACGCGGACCCGGACCACAACCGATCGGTGTTCACCTTCCTCGGCGCGCCCGGGGACGTCGAGCGCGCGGCGCTGAGCCTGGCCGCGGCCGTCGCCCGGAGCGTGGACATGCGCGCCCACCGCGGCGTCCACCCGCGCCTCGGGGCGCTGGACGTGCTCCCGTTCGTGCCGCTCCGGGGGCTCACCATGACGGCGGCCGTGGAGATCGCCCGCCGCGCGGGCCAGACCATCGCCCTGACGCACGACCTGCCCGTCTACTTCTACGCGGCGGCGGCGCTGTCTCCGGCGCGCCGCTCGCTGCCTGCCATCCGCCGGGGCGAGTACGAGGGGCTCCCGGAGAAGCTCGCCGATCCCGCCTGGCGCCCCGACGCAGGCCCCGCGCGCTTCAACCCGCGGCTGGGCGCGACGGCCGTGGGCGCGCGCGAGCCGCTCGTCGCGTTCAACGTCTGGCTCGACTCCTCGGACCCCGAGGTGGCGCGTGCGATCGCGCGGGCCGTGCGCGAGTCCTCGGGCGGGCTCCCCGGCGTCCAGGCCATGGGCGTGCCGCTGGCCCGGCGCGGCCTGGTCCAGGTCTCCATGAACCTGCTGGACTACCGGCGGACCTCGCTGGCGCGCGCCTTCGACGCCGTCGAGGCCGAGGCCGTGCGGCACGGCGTCGCGATCCGGCGCGGAGAGCTGGTGGGGCTGGCGCCGCGGGCGGCCTTCGAGGGGCGCGCGCCCGAGAGCGTGGGGCTCGCGGACTTCACCAACGCGAAGTACCTCGACACCCACCTCCCGCCCCCCGAGCGGGACTCCGACTGA